A stretch of Nonomuraea africana DNA encodes these proteins:
- a CDS encoding carbohydrate ABC transporter permease, giving the protein MATASRRLPVLYRRRVSRGAKHLMLIGFGLVMLYPLLWMISSALKPEELIFREPGLIPSEVTFDNFTEGWTALAHPFGYYMWNSAVVTALSIVANLAACSMAAYAFARLNFPMKKFWFAIMLGSIMLPLHVVIVPQYIMFSKLDMINTVWPLILPKFLAHDSFFIFLMVQFIRTLPRELDEAASIDGAGYWRTFFRVIMPLCTPALATTAIFTFIWTWNDFLSQLLYLNNPDNFTVPVALRTFLDSSGESSWGPMFAMSIIALGPIFGFFLAGQKYLIRGVATTGLK; this is encoded by the coding sequence ATGGCGACAGCAAGTAGGCGGCTGCCGGTCCTCTACCGGCGCCGCGTCAGCAGGGGTGCCAAGCACCTGATGCTCATCGGCTTCGGCCTGGTCATGCTCTACCCGCTGCTGTGGATGATCTCCAGCGCGCTCAAGCCCGAAGAGCTGATCTTCAGGGAGCCGGGACTGATCCCGAGCGAGGTCACCTTCGACAACTTCACCGAGGGCTGGACGGCGCTGGCCCACCCGTTCGGCTACTACATGTGGAACTCCGCCGTCGTCACCGCGCTGTCGATCGTCGCCAACCTGGCCGCGTGCTCGATGGCGGCCTACGCCTTCGCCAGGCTGAACTTCCCGATGAAGAAGTTCTGGTTCGCCATCATGCTGGGCTCGATCATGCTGCCGCTGCACGTGGTGATCGTCCCGCAGTACATCATGTTCTCCAAGCTCGACATGATCAACACGGTGTGGCCGCTGATCCTGCCTAAGTTCCTGGCCCACGACTCGTTCTTCATCTTCCTGATGGTCCAGTTCATCAGGACCCTGCCGCGCGAGCTGGACGAGGCGGCCTCCATCGACGGAGCGGGTTACTGGCGCACGTTCTTCCGCGTCATCATGCCGCTCTGCACCCCCGCGCTGGCCACCACGGCGATCTTCACCTTCATCTGGACCTGGAACGACTTCCTGAGCCAGCTGCTCTATCTCAACAACCCGGACAACTTCACCGTTCCCGTGGCGCTGCGCACCTTCCTGGACTCCAGCGGCGAGTCGTCGTGGGGACCGATGTTCGCCATGTCGATCATCGCGCTCGGCCCGATCTTCGGCTTCTTCCTGGCCGGCCAGAAGTACCTGATCCGTGGTGTGGCCACCACGGGTCTCAAGTAG
- a CDS encoding alpha/beta hydrolase family protein, with amino-acid sequence MPDPLDPRRLRHLGDFSGLAELAMTQRELFPPPGLGLRDSAREVLGVLELTAADVRTERTWTADGLSGEEVSWDVGFGPRTHAYVLRPDRAGDGVLPGVVALHCHAGMKWAGKEKIADGPEGPSPEVARLRAALYDGRAWAAELARRGFTVLVPDVLGWGSRRFPPADMPDGAPGESGVPLSEADRYDLAAARHEHVLAKYCTVLGTSYAGVVAGEDLAAAAYLRSRADVGAVGCAGLSGGGLRAALLGAFDRDVDAVAVVAMISSYRDLLDGFVARHTWMLYPPGLSRLCDLPDLVASGAPRPLLVWYGERDEILPLSGMRRAHAMIAAHYRQVQAGYTGIFADAGHSFGRAAQERVFGWLARHLEADGGTAWR; translated from the coding sequence GTGCCCGATCCACTCGACCCGCGCCGCCTGCGGCACCTCGGCGACTTCTCCGGGCTGGCCGAGCTCGCCATGACGCAGCGAGAGCTGTTCCCTCCGCCGGGCCTCGGCCTGCGCGACAGCGCCCGTGAGGTCCTGGGCGTGCTCGAACTGACCGCGGCCGACGTGCGCACCGAGCGGACCTGGACGGCGGACGGGCTGTCGGGAGAGGAAGTCTCGTGGGACGTCGGATTCGGCCCGCGGACCCACGCCTACGTGCTGCGTCCCGATCGCGCGGGGGACGGCGTGCTCCCCGGCGTCGTCGCGCTGCACTGCCACGCGGGAATGAAGTGGGCGGGCAAGGAGAAGATCGCCGACGGACCCGAGGGCCCTTCGCCCGAAGTGGCCAGGCTGAGAGCCGCGCTCTACGACGGACGGGCGTGGGCGGCGGAACTGGCCCGGCGCGGGTTCACCGTGCTGGTGCCCGACGTGCTGGGCTGGGGCAGCCGCCGGTTCCCGCCCGCCGACATGCCGGACGGCGCGCCGGGCGAGTCCGGCGTGCCCCTCAGCGAGGCCGACCGCTACGACCTGGCCGCCGCCCGCCACGAGCACGTGCTGGCCAAGTACTGCACGGTGCTGGGCACGTCGTACGCGGGCGTCGTCGCGGGAGAGGACCTCGCCGCGGCGGCCTACCTGCGCTCGCGCGCCGACGTGGGGGCGGTCGGCTGCGCCGGCCTGTCGGGCGGTGGCCTGCGCGCGGCCCTGCTCGGCGCCTTCGACCGCGACGTCGACGCGGTCGCCGTGGTGGCCATGATCTCCTCCTACCGCGACCTGCTGGACGGGTTCGTGGCCCGCCACACCTGGATGTTGTATCCTCCCGGGCTGTCCCGGCTGTGCGACCTGCCCGACCTGGTCGCCAGCGGCGCGCCCAGGCCGTTGCTCGTCTGGTACGGCGAGCGGGACGAGATCCTGCCACTGAGCGGGATGCGCCGGGCGCATGCGATGATCGCGGCACACTATCGGCAGGTCCAGGCCGGGTACACGGGGATCTTCGCCGACGCGGGGCACAGCTTCGGCCGCGCCGCGCAGGAGCGGGTCTTCGGCTGGCTCGCCCGCCACTTGGAAGCAGACGGAGGTACGGCGTGGCGGTGA
- a CDS encoding carbohydrate ABC transporter permease, whose protein sequence is MVDSLSLKSEVAAEPSAPRRRRPAAWERSRRKALTAYVFLAPWFVGLFLITIGPIAASLYLSFTDYSLLDEAKWVGLDNYTKMFNEDPRFWTSLKVTTIYVVVSVPLQLGFALGLALLLDRGLRGLSFYRSIYYLPSLLGGSVAIAILWRKIFGADGLVNSVLGLFGIQGTSYVNNPDTALGTLILLHVWTFGAPMVIFLAGLRQIPRSYYEAAAVDGATPLRQFRTITLPLLTPIIFFNLVLEVIKSFQSFTQSFIVSNGSGGPNDSTLFYTLYLYVNGFKEYEMGYAAALAWVLVLIIAGLTGVNFLASKYWVFYGDSK, encoded by the coding sequence GTGGTTGATTCGCTGTCGTTGAAGTCCGAGGTCGCGGCTGAGCCCTCTGCTCCCAGGCGGCGGAGGCCCGCCGCCTGGGAGCGCTCCCGGCGTAAGGCGCTGACGGCCTACGTCTTCCTGGCGCCGTGGTTCGTGGGCCTGTTCCTGATCACGATCGGCCCCATCGCCGCCTCGCTCTACCTGTCCTTCACCGACTACAGCCTGCTCGACGAGGCGAAGTGGGTCGGGCTGGACAATTACACGAAGATGTTCAACGAGGACCCCAGGTTCTGGACCTCGCTGAAGGTGACCACGATCTACGTGGTGGTCTCCGTGCCCCTCCAGCTCGGCTTCGCTCTCGGGCTGGCCCTGCTGCTGGACCGCGGGCTGCGGGGCCTGTCGTTCTACCGCTCGATCTACTACCTGCCCTCGCTGCTGGGCGGCAGCGTCGCGATCGCGATCCTCTGGCGGAAGATCTTCGGCGCCGACGGCCTGGTGAACTCGGTGCTCGGCCTCTTCGGCATCCAGGGCACCAGCTACGTGAACAACCCCGACACCGCGCTGGGCACGCTGATCCTCCTGCACGTGTGGACGTTCGGCGCCCCGATGGTCATCTTCCTGGCCGGCCTGCGCCAGATCCCACGCAGCTATTACGAGGCCGCCGCAGTGGACGGCGCGACCCCGCTCCGGCAGTTCAGAACCATCACCCTCCCGCTGCTCACGCCGATCATCTTCTTCAACCTGGTGCTCGAAGTGATCAAGTCGTTCCAGTCGTTCACGCAGTCGTTCATCGTAAGCAACGGCTCGGGCGGGCCGAACGACTCGACGCTCTTCTACACGCTCTACCTCTACGTCAACGGGTTCAAGGAGTACGAGATGGGCTACGCCGCGGCGCTGGCCTGGGTGCTCGTCCTCATCATCGCCGGTCTGACCGGGGTCAACTTCCTCGCGTCCAAGTATTGGGTCTTCTATGGCGACAGCAAGTAG
- a CDS encoding aldose epimerase family protein, protein MDRHVLSNGRTRASILTLGAIVQSIELPDGTDVVLGLPTVADYLERSRYFGAVVGRYGNRIANGRFTLDGVTYQLALNNNGHSLHGGERGFDKRIWRAEPDGERAVVLTYVSKDGEEGYPGTLTVSVTYTLTDRDELRIDYRARTDAPTVLNLTNHSYFNLARPADVRGHVVTIEADHYLPVDEGKIPLPGAPEPVEGTPYDFTRPTPVGERLDGCYDHCYVLRPGGVMRVEEPLSGRAMEVTTTEPGVQFYTGHMLDGVGTPYGRFAGLCLETQRFPDAPNRPDFPSAVLRPGEEHQSTTTYRFTG, encoded by the coding sequence GTGGACCGGCACGTCCTGTCGAACGGCAGGACGCGCGCGTCGATCCTGACGCTCGGCGCCATCGTCCAGTCGATCGAACTGCCCGATGGAACCGACGTCGTCCTCGGTCTGCCCACCGTGGCCGACTACCTCGAGCGCAGCCGCTACTTCGGCGCCGTGGTCGGCAGGTACGGCAACCGCATCGCCAACGGCAGGTTCACCCTGGACGGCGTCACCTACCAGCTGGCGCTCAACAACAACGGCCACAGCCTGCACGGCGGGGAGCGCGGCTTCGACAAGCGGATCTGGCGGGCCGAACCGGACGGCGAGCGGGCCGTCGTGCTGACCTACGTCAGCAAGGACGGCGAGGAGGGCTATCCGGGCACACTGACCGTGTCGGTCACCTACACCCTCACCGACCGTGACGAACTGCGCATCGACTACCGTGCGCGCACCGACGCGCCGACCGTCCTCAACCTGACCAACCACTCGTACTTCAACCTCGCCCGCCCCGCGGACGTGCGAGGGCACGTCGTCACGATCGAGGCCGACCACTACCTGCCGGTCGACGAGGGCAAGATCCCCCTGCCCGGCGCGCCGGAGCCGGTGGAGGGCACGCCGTACGACTTCACCCGCCCCACGCCCGTGGGGGAGCGGTTGGACGGTTGCTACGACCACTGCTACGTCCTGCGGCCCGGCGGGGTGATGCGGGTGGAGGAGCCGCTGAGCGGGCGCGCGATGGAGGTGACGACGACAGAGCCCGGTGTGCAGTTCTACACCGGCCACATGCTGGACGGCGTCGGCACGCCGTATGGCAGGTTCGCCGGGCTGTGCCTGGAGACGCAGCGCTTCCCCGACGCGCCGAACCGCCCGGACTTCCCCTCGGCCGTGCTCAGGCCGGGGGAGGAACACCAGTCGACCACCACCTACAGGTTCACCGGCTGA
- a CDS encoding ABC transporter substrate-binding protein: protein MRSLKTAALLAAAAMALAACGGGSGGEASGGDKVKLRFSYWGSDSRQKLTEQVIAAFEKKNPTIDVVGEFSDWPSYYESLATKVAAGDAPDVMTIEIRGLAEYAGRGALADLTGKVNTADLDQQVLASGSVDGKQYAIPTGVNVFSMLANKAIIEKAGQKLPDDKTWTWDDFVGLAQKITEKGDGTVYGAEYNFNPAYLTIFAAQRGEKFYDNGKIGVTPETLKAWWATFSKLIETKGSPDAAKMGEIAAAGQEQSLIATNKGAFGMWWSNQLGAMAKSSGQELTLLRLPKLPEAANAGMFLQPAMHWTASSKSEHQAEATKFIDFLINDPEAGGLLLSDRGLPINSKVLEAIKGKLPPADQQTLTFLDSVKSELSPVIVPPKGGSKMEDILKRYSEAVTSGQQSPDEAATKLLEEANAALAG from the coding sequence ATGCGCTCTCTCAAGACCGCGGCTCTGCTCGCCGCCGCCGCGATGGCCCTGGCGGCCTGCGGCGGCGGCAGCGGTGGCGAGGCCTCCGGTGGCGACAAGGTCAAGCTGCGCTTCTCCTACTGGGGCAGCGACTCCAGGCAGAAGCTCACCGAGCAGGTCATCGCCGCGTTCGAGAAGAAGAACCCGACCATCGACGTGGTCGGAGAGTTCTCGGACTGGCCCAGCTACTACGAGTCGCTGGCCACCAAGGTGGCGGCCGGCGACGCCCCCGACGTCATGACCATCGAGATCCGCGGCCTGGCCGAGTACGCGGGCCGCGGCGCACTCGCCGACCTGACGGGCAAGGTCAACACGGCCGACCTCGACCAGCAGGTGCTCGCCTCCGGCAGCGTCGACGGCAAGCAGTACGCCATCCCCACCGGCGTCAACGTGTTCTCCATGCTGGCCAACAAGGCCATCATCGAGAAGGCGGGACAGAAGCTGCCCGACGACAAGACCTGGACCTGGGACGACTTCGTCGGCCTCGCCCAGAAGATCACCGAAAAGGGAGACGGGACGGTCTACGGCGCCGAGTACAACTTCAACCCCGCGTACCTGACCATCTTCGCGGCGCAGCGCGGCGAGAAGTTCTACGACAACGGCAAGATCGGCGTCACGCCCGAGACGCTCAAGGCCTGGTGGGCGACGTTCAGCAAACTCATCGAGACCAAGGGCTCGCCCGACGCCGCGAAGATGGGTGAGATCGCCGCGGCGGGTCAGGAGCAGTCGCTGATCGCCACCAACAAGGGCGCCTTCGGCATGTGGTGGAGCAACCAGCTCGGCGCGATGGCCAAGTCGTCGGGCCAGGAGCTGACCCTGCTGCGCCTGCCGAAGCTGCCCGAGGCGGCGAACGCCGGCATGTTCCTCCAGCCGGCCATGCACTGGACCGCCTCCAGCAAGAGCGAGCACCAGGCCGAGGCCACGAAGTTCATCGACTTCCTGATCAACGACCCGGAGGCGGGCGGCCTGCTCCTGAGCGACAGGGGACTGCCGATCAACTCGAAGGTCCTCGAGGCGATCAAGGGCAAGCTGCCCCCCGCCGACCAGCAGACGCTGACCTTCCTCGACTCGGTGAAGAGCGAGCTGTCGCCGGTGATCGTGCCGCCCAAGGGCGGCTCGAAGATGGAGGACATCCTCAAGCGCTACTCCGAGGCCGTGACCTCCGGCCAGCAGAGCCCCGACGAGGCGGCCACCAAGCTGCTCGAAGAGGCCAACGCGGCACTGGCCGGCTGA
- a CDS encoding LacI family DNA-binding transcriptional regulator, with protein sequence MAVTIRDVARESGVHVSTVSRTFSAPHLVNAETRTRVLAVAEGLGYRPNRAARALTTGRTHNLGLIVADIANPFFPPLIKAAQAQARERDYHVFVADTDEDPLLEQELIETLCKQVDGVLLCSPRLSNRVIERLRAQVPFVVVNRRLKGLTTVLMDVGQGARAAVEHVAGLGHRRVALLSGPASSWTSEEMQAAATLAAGEYGVDLSVLGPNEPTEHGGLAAAGAVAASGATAVLCYNDLVALGLIEGLRERGLRIPEDVSVIGVDDSLPGRLTRPKLTTITMPTAAAGRMAVDLLLAAVNAGDAGTPTLARLETHLVVRESTAAPARH encoded by the coding sequence GTGGCGGTGACGATCAGGGATGTGGCGCGGGAGTCGGGGGTGCATGTCTCGACGGTGTCGCGGACGTTCTCGGCTCCGCATCTGGTGAATGCGGAGACGCGTACGCGGGTGTTGGCGGTGGCTGAGGGGTTGGGGTATCGGCCGAATCGGGCGGCGCGGGCGTTGACGACGGGGCGTACGCATAATTTGGGGTTGATCGTGGCGGATATCGCGAATCCGTTTTTTCCGCCGTTGATCAAGGCTGCGCAGGCTCAGGCTCGGGAGCGGGATTATCACGTGTTCGTGGCGGACACGGATGAGGATCCGTTGTTGGAGCAGGAGTTGATCGAGACGTTGTGCAAGCAGGTGGATGGGGTGTTGTTGTGTAGTCCGCGGTTGTCGAATCGGGTGATCGAGCGGTTGCGGGCGCAGGTGCCGTTCGTGGTGGTGAATCGTCGGTTGAAGGGGTTGACGACGGTGTTGATGGATGTGGGGCAGGGGGCGAGGGCGGCGGTGGAGCATGTGGCGGGGCTGGGTCATCGCCGGGTCGCCCTGCTCTCGGGTCCCGCGTCCTCCTGGACCAGTGAGGAGATGCAGGCCGCCGCCACGCTGGCCGCGGGTGAGTACGGGGTCGACCTGTCGGTGCTGGGGCCGAACGAGCCGACCGAGCACGGTGGCCTGGCGGCGGCCGGAGCGGTGGCGGCTTCGGGGGCGACGGCCGTGCTCTGTTACAACGACCTGGTCGCGCTCGGCCTGATCGAGGGGCTGAGGGAGCGCGGTCTGCGGATTCCCGAGGACGTGAGCGTCATCGGCGTGGACGACAGCCTGCCGGGCCGGCTCACCAGGCCGAAGCTCACGACGATCACGATGCCCACGGCCGCCGCCGGTCGCATGGCCGTCGACCTGCTGCTGGCCGCCGTCAACGCGGGCGACGCCGGCACGCCGACGCTCGCCAGGCTGGAGACCCACCTGGTCGTCCGCGAGTCCACCGCCGCGCCCGCCCGTCACTGA
- a CDS encoding Gfo/Idh/MocA family protein gives MKYGIAGLGHRAQMYVGALTGDWRDTGEIVAFCDTNQTRMDYYNELLGTPVPCFAPGEFAALLELCDAVIITTVDATHAAYVCAALDAGKHVIVEKPLTTDAEGCAAIAAAAERSTASLIVTFNYRYSPRNSAVRRLIMDGAIGEVTSVHFEWALDTIHGADYFRRWHREKANSGGLLVHKSTHHFDLVNWWLAAAARSVYAQGELRFYGAENARARGLAARPERGQGAPGLGTDPFILDISADPRLKRLYLDAEHEDGYLRDRDAFSEGITIEDNLAVLVRYDNGAMLTYSLNAHAPHEGYRVVFNGTAGRIELEVCERSWTPAHAAIDPSAAAKEHAAGSWERLTLHQHWQQTREIPIERGEGGHGGGDRLLLNDVFRGPDDDPLARQAGYVDGIRSVMVGAAANESIRSGRAIQLADGGTRMADS, from the coding sequence ATGAAATACGGCATCGCAGGACTCGGGCACCGTGCCCAGATGTACGTCGGCGCGCTGACCGGCGACTGGCGTGACACCGGCGAGATCGTCGCCTTCTGCGACACCAACCAGACCAGGATGGACTACTACAACGAGCTCCTGGGCACGCCGGTCCCGTGCTTCGCGCCCGGCGAGTTCGCCGCGCTGCTGGAGCTGTGCGACGCGGTGATCATCACCACGGTGGACGCCACCCACGCCGCCTACGTCTGTGCCGCGCTGGACGCCGGCAAGCACGTGATCGTGGAGAAGCCGCTCACGACCGACGCCGAAGGGTGCGCCGCGATCGCCGCCGCCGCCGAGCGGAGCACGGCGTCCCTGATCGTCACCTTCAACTACCGCTACTCGCCGCGCAACTCCGCGGTGCGGCGCCTCATCATGGACGGCGCGATCGGCGAGGTCACCTCCGTCCACTTCGAGTGGGCGCTGGACACCATCCACGGCGCCGACTACTTCCGCCGCTGGCACCGCGAGAAGGCGAACTCGGGCGGCCTGCTCGTGCACAAGTCCACGCATCACTTCGACCTGGTGAACTGGTGGCTGGCCGCCGCGGCGCGCAGCGTGTACGCCCAGGGCGAGCTGCGCTTCTACGGTGCGGAGAACGCCAGGGCCCGCGGGCTGGCCGCGCGTCCCGAGCGCGGTCAGGGCGCCCCGGGGCTGGGCACCGACCCCTTCATCCTCGACATCTCCGCCGACCCGAGACTCAAGCGGCTCTACCTGGACGCCGAACACGAGGACGGGTACCTGCGCGACAGGGACGCCTTCAGCGAAGGCATCACCATCGAGGACAACCTGGCCGTCCTGGTGCGCTACGACAACGGCGCCATGCTCACCTACTCGCTGAACGCGCACGCTCCGCACGAGGGGTACCGCGTCGTCTTCAACGGCACCGCCGGCCGGATCGAGCTGGAGGTGTGCGAGCGGTCGTGGACGCCTGCGCACGCCGCGATCGACCCGAGCGCCGCCGCGAAGGAGCACGCCGCGGGCTCGTGGGAGCGGCTCACCCTGCACCAGCACTGGCAGCAGACGAGGGAGATCCCGATCGAGCGGGGCGAGGGCGGACACGGCGGCGGTGACCGGCTCCTGCTGAACGACGTCTTCCGCGGCCCCGACGACGACCCGCTGGCAAGGCAGGCGGGCTACGTCGACGGGATCCGCAGCGTCATGGTGGGCGCGGCGGCCAACGAGTCGATCCGTTCGGGCCGGGCGATCCAGCTGGCCGACGGCGGCACGCGCATGGCCGACAGCTGA
- a CDS encoding FtsK/SpoIIIE family DNA translocase — MATRTPKSSSKGPAKRSTSSRPTPAKRTTAQSSARSKAKTSASARRPPATHQDPISWVFTMIGKLIVGLWMLVANGIGGAARALGNQARELDPAHRRDGVGLAVLAAAIVLAAMTWRQSKGAVSEVVAAVAHGVFGALAWAIPLLLGLLAWRFLRHPDQNADTGRMVIGWGALLTGVLGVIHVVNDVPYPAGDATDGMDKVSAAGGMVGFIVSAPPASILPAWVTIPLLLLLSGFGVLVITATPVHRIPERLGELRHMLFEKSGPPKPGDQTRKRVRTKKPDLPDGVKPYDSPVIAEKDKHSPEIVPGLVDDEPQEAPEPPRPVVAAAPEPTPAPRKVEQLVLSPQAGPYVLPDLQSLSAGSAPKQETKANKTVVNALTSVLEQFTIDAQVIGFTRGPTVTRYEIELGPAVKVEKVTALTKNIAYAVKSADVRILSPIPGKSAIGVEIPNADKDLVALGDVLRSQVAQADHHPMIVGLGKDVEGRTIVANLAKMPHLLIAGATGAGKSVCVNGLITSILLRATPDEVRMVLVDPKRVELSVYEGIPHLITPIITNPKKAAEALEWVVGEMDRRYDDLAASGFRHVDEFNKAVRAGKLVPPPGSERVYQPYPYLLVIVDELSDLMMVAPRDVEDSIVRITQLARAAGIHLVIATQRPSVDVVTGLIKANVPSRLAFAVSSLTDSRVILDQPGADKLIGQGDALFLPMGASKPIRLQNAFVSEKEIAGIVAHCKAQMQAEYRDDVAAVAVKKEIDEEIGDDLDVLIQAAELIVTTQFGSTSMLQRKLRVGFAKAGRLMDLLESRGVVGPSEGSKAREVLLKPDDLPGLLADLRGE; from the coding sequence ATGGCCACCCGTACGCCGAAAAGCTCATCGAAGGGGCCGGCGAAGCGGTCGACCTCGTCACGCCCGACTCCGGCCAAGCGGACGACCGCGCAGTCCTCCGCGCGATCAAAGGCGAAGACGTCGGCGTCGGCCCGCAGACCCCCCGCCACCCACCAGGACCCGATCAGCTGGGTCTTCACCATGATCGGCAAGCTGATCGTCGGGCTGTGGATGCTGGTGGCCAACGGCATCGGCGGCGCCGCCAGAGCGCTGGGCAACCAGGCGCGCGAGCTCGACCCCGCGCACCGGCGCGACGGCGTGGGCCTGGCGGTGCTGGCGGCCGCCATCGTGCTGGCCGCGATGACCTGGCGCCAGTCGAAGGGCGCGGTCTCCGAGGTCGTCGCCGCCGTCGCGCACGGCGTGTTCGGCGCGCTGGCCTGGGCCATCCCGCTGCTGCTAGGCCTGCTGGCCTGGCGCTTCCTGCGCCATCCCGACCAGAACGCCGACACGGGGCGCATGGTGATCGGCTGGGGCGCGCTGCTGACCGGCGTGCTCGGGGTCATCCACGTGGTCAACGACGTGCCGTACCCGGCGGGTGACGCCACCGACGGCATGGACAAGGTGTCGGCGGCCGGCGGCATGGTCGGCTTCATCGTCTCGGCCCCGCCCGCCAGCATCCTGCCCGCCTGGGTGACGATCCCGCTGCTGCTGCTCCTGTCCGGGTTCGGCGTCCTGGTGATCACCGCCACGCCGGTGCACCGGATCCCCGAGCGGCTGGGCGAGCTGCGGCACATGCTGTTCGAGAAGAGCGGCCCGCCGAAGCCGGGCGACCAGACCAGGAAGCGGGTCAGGACCAAGAAGCCCGACCTGCCCGACGGGGTCAAGCCGTACGACAGCCCGGTGATCGCCGAGAAGGACAAGCACTCTCCCGAGATCGTGCCCGGCCTGGTCGATGACGAGCCGCAGGAAGCTCCCGAGCCGCCGAGGCCCGTCGTGGCCGCGGCGCCCGAGCCGACTCCCGCGCCGCGCAAGGTCGAGCAGCTGGTGCTGTCGCCGCAGGCGGGACCGTACGTCCTGCCCGACCTGCAGTCGCTGAGCGCCGGCAGCGCGCCCAAGCAGGAGACCAAGGCGAACAAGACGGTCGTCAACGCGCTGACCAGCGTGCTGGAGCAGTTCACCATCGACGCGCAGGTGATCGGCTTCACCAGGGGGCCGACCGTCACGCGCTACGAGATCGAGCTCGGCCCCGCCGTGAAGGTGGAGAAGGTCACCGCGCTCACCAAGAACATCGCCTACGCCGTGAAGTCGGCGGACGTCCGCATCCTGTCCCCGATCCCCGGCAAGTCGGCCATCGGCGTCGAGATCCCGAACGCCGACAAGGACCTGGTCGCGCTCGGCGACGTGCTGCGCTCGCAGGTGGCCCAGGCCGACCACCATCCGATGATCGTCGGACTCGGCAAGGACGTCGAGGGCCGCACGATCGTGGCGAACCTGGCCAAGATGCCGCACCTGCTCATCGCGGGCGCGACGGGCGCGGGCAAGTCCGTCTGCGTCAACGGGCTGATCACCTCGATCCTGCTGCGCGCCACGCCCGACGAGGTGCGCATGGTGCTCGTCGACCCGAAGCGCGTGGAGCTGTCGGTCTACGAGGGCATCCCGCACCTGATCACCCCGATCATCACCAACCCGAAGAAGGCCGCCGAGGCCCTCGAGTGGGTGGTGGGGGAGATGGACCGCCGCTACGACGACCTGGCCGCCAGCGGCTTCAGGCACGTGGACGAGTTCAACAAGGCGGTGCGCGCGGGCAAGCTGGTGCCGCCGCCCGGCAGCGAGCGGGTCTACCAGCCCTACCCCTACCTGCTGGTGATCGTCGACGAGCTGTCCGACCTGATGATGGTCGCCCCGCGCGACGTCGAAGACTCCATCGTCCGCATCACCCAGCTGGCCCGCGCGGCCGGCATCCACCTGGTGATCGCCACCCAGCGGCCCTCGGTGGACGTGGTCACCGGCCTGATCAAGGCCAACGTGCCCTCCCGCCTGGCCTTCGCCGTCTCCAGCCTCACCGACTCGCGGGTCATCCTCGACCAGCCCGGCGCCGACAAGCTGATCGGCCAGGGCGACGCGCTGTTCCTGCCGATGGGCGCAAGCAAGCCGATCCGCCTGCAGAACGCCTTCGTCTCCGAGAAGGAGATCGCCGGGATCGTCGCGCACTGCAAGGCGCAGATGCAGGCCGAGTACCGCGACGACGTCGCGGCGGTCGCGGTCAAGAAGGAGATCGACGAGGAGATCGGCGACGACCTCGACGTGCTCATCCAGGCCGCCGAGCTCATCGTCACGACCCAGTTCGGCTCCACCTCGATGCTGCAGCGCAAGCTCAGGGTCGGCTTCGCCAAGGCGGGCCGGCTGATGGACCTGCTGGAGTCGCGTGGCGTGGTCGGGCCGAGCGAGGGCTCGAAGGCTCGCGAGGTGCTGTTGAAGCCCGACGATCTGCCCGGATTGCTGGCCGACTTGCGCGGGGAGTGA